Proteins from one Gossypium raimondii isolate GPD5lz chromosome 8, ASM2569854v1, whole genome shotgun sequence genomic window:
- the LOC105790102 gene encoding casein kinase 1-like protein HD16 isoform X5, whose protein sequence is MPELRKGVCRGRAKLAQPQQPQETRKQTRNQVRKRAAAAVIEVGRPRTRLAAKRLKEEEEHPQVVVISERESDILKELVKDNKEKEAVMGDDSGGLSANKAAEQEEEGSTAPFPERVQVGGSPMYRIERKLGKGGFGQVFVGRRVSGGNERATGSAAMEVALKFEHRNSKGCSYGPPYEWQVYNALGGSHGVPKVHYKGKQGDYYVMVMDILGPSLWDVWNSSGQTMSAEMVACIAVESLSILEKMHSKGYVHGDVKPENFLLGQPSTPQEKKLFLVDLGLATKWKDSSSGLHVDYDQRPDMFRGTVRYASAHAHLGRTASRRDDLESLAYTLIFLHRGRLPWQGYQGDNKSFLVCKKKMATSPEMLCCFCPPALKQFLEIVVNMKFDEEPNYSKLISLFEGLLGPNPAIRPINTDGAQKIIYQVGQKRGRLNIDEEDDQPKKKVRLGVPATQWISVYNARLPMKQRYHYNVADARLAQHVEKGIADGLLISCVASCTNLWALIMDAGTGFTSQVYELSPSFLHKEWIMDQWEKNYYISSIAGSNSGNSLVVMSKGTQYTQQSYKVSDSFPFKWINKKWREGFYVTSMTTAGSRWGVVMSRNAGFSDQVVELDFLYPSEGIHRRWDSGYRITSTAATLDQAALILSIPKRKPGDETQETLRTSQFPSIHVKEKWAKNLYLACLCYGRTVS, encoded by the exons ATGCCTGAGTTGCGAAAAGGAGTTTGTAGAGGCCGTGCCAAGTTAGCGCAGCCTCAGCAGCCACAAGAAACCCGGAAACAAACAAGGAATCAAGTTCGGAAACGTGCGGCGGCGGCGGTTATTGAGGTAGGTAGGCCAAGGACGAGATTGGCCGCCAAGAGACTaaaggaggaggaggaacaCCCTCAGGTCGTAGTGATTTCTGAGAGAGAGAGCGATATTTTGAAGGAGTTGGTAAAAgacaataaagaaaaagaagctgTGATGGGGGACGATAGCGGTGGGTTGAGTGCTAATAAGGCTGCCGAACAGGAAGAGGAGGGAAGTACTGCACCTTTCCCTGAGAGG GTTCAAGTTGGGGGATCTCCTATGTACAGGATAGAAAGAAAGCTTGGTAAAGGTGGATTTGGCCAGGTGTTTGTTGGAAGACGTGTTAGTGGTGGAAATGAACGTGCAACTGGTTCTGCAGCCATGGAG GTAGCTCTGAAATTTGAGCATAGAAACAGCAAAGGTTGTAGTTATGGTCCTCCTTACGAATGGCAAGTTTACAA TGCTCTAGGTGGTAGTCATGGAGTTCCAAAAGTGCACTACAAAGGAAAGCAAGGAGACTATTATGTGATG GTTATGGACATATTAGGGCCCAGTTTATGGGATGTTTGGAATTCTTCAGGGCAAAC GATGTCTGCAGAAATGGTAGCTTGTATAGCTGTTGAGTCCCTATCTATACTAGAGAAGATGCACTCCAAAGg TTATGTGCACGGGGATGTTAAGCCTGAGAACTTTCTACTTGGTCAACCATCTACACCACAAGAGAAGAAATTATTTCTTGTAGACCTTGGATTAG CAACAAAGTGGAAAGATAGCAGCAGTGGGCTGCATGTTGATTATGATCAACGTCCCGATATGTTCAG AGGAACTGTTCGATATGCTAGTGCTCATGCGCATTTGGGAAGAACTGCCAGCAGAAGAGATGATCTTGAGTCTCTAGCATACACACTCATATTCCTGCATCGAGGTCGATTACCGTGGCAGGGCTATCAG GGTGACAACAAATCGTTCTTAGTCTGCAAAAAGAAAATGGCTACATCCCCTGAAATGCTTTGCTGCTTCTGTCCTCCTGCACTAAAACAATTTCTTGAGATTGTggtgaatatgaaatttgacGAGGAGCCCAACTACTCCAAACTAATATCTTTATTTGAGGGCTTGTTAGGACCAAATCCAGCTATAAGGCCAATAAACACAGATGGTGCTCAAAAG ATTATTTATCAAGTAGGCCAAAAGCGAGGTAGGTTGAACattgatgaagaagatgatcaacCCAAGAAGAAGGTTCGTCTTGGTGTTCCTGCTACCCAGTGGATTTCAGTCTACAATGCCAGACTTCCAATGAAGCAGAG GTATCATTACAATGTGGCAGATGCAAGGTTGGCTCAACATGTGGAGAAAGGAATAGCAGATGGTCTGCTAATAAGCTGTGTGGCATCTTGTACCAATCTTTGGGCATTGATCATGGATGCAGGGACTGGTTTTACAAGCCAAGTTTATGAGCTATCACCTTCCTTCTTACACAAG GAGTGGATCATGGATCAGTGGGAGAAAAACTATTACATTAGTTCTATTGCTGGTTCAAACAGTGGAAATTCCCTTGTTGTTATGTCCAAAG GTACCCAATACACTCAACAATCTTATAAAGTAAGTGACTCTTTCCCCTTTAAGTGGATAAACAAAAAGTGGAGAGAGGGTTTTTATGTCACCTCGATGACAACTGCTGGAAGCCGATGGGGTGTTGTTATGTCTCGCAATGCAGGCTTCAGTGATCAG GTTGTGgaacttgattttctctatcCAAGTGAAGGAATCCACAGACGTTGGGATAGTGGTTATAGAATCACATCGACAGCTGCAACTTTGGATCAAGCTGCTCTAATCTTGAGCATCCCTAAGCGCAAACCCGGTGATGAAACTCAAGAAACTTTACGCACATCTCAGTTTCCCAGCATACATGTTAAG GAAAAATGGGCAAAAAATCTCTATCTTGCTTGTCTATGCTATGGAAGGACTGTATCATGA
- the LOC105790102 gene encoding casein kinase 1-like protein HD16 isoform X6: MPELRKGVCRGRAKLAQPQQPQETRKQTRNQVRKRAAAAVIEVGRPRTRLAAKRLKEEEEHPQVVVISERESDILKELVKDNKEKEAVMGDDSGGLSANKAAEQEEEGSTAPFPERVQVGGSPMYRIERKLGKGGFGQVFVGRRVSGGNERATGSAAMEVALKFEHRNSKGCSYGPPYEWQVYNALGGSHGVPKVHYKGKQGDYYVMVMDILGPSLWDVWNSSGQTMSAEMVACIAVESLSILEKMHSKGYVHGDVKPENFLLGQPSTPQEKKLFLVDLGLATKWKDGSSGLHVDYDQRPDMFRGTVRYASVHAHLGRTASRRDDLESLAYTLIFLHRGRLPWQGYQGDNKSFLVCKKKMATSPEMLCCFCPPPLKQFLEIVVNMKFDEEPNYSKLISLFEGLIGPNPAVRPINTDGAQKIIYQVGQKRGRLNIDEEDDQPKKKVRLGVPATQWISVYNARLPMKQRYHYNVADARLAQHVEKGIADGLLISCVASCTNLWALIMDAGTGFTSQVYELSPSFLHKEWIMDQWEKNYYISSIAGSNSGNSLVVMSKGTQYTQQSYKVSDSFPFKWINKKWREGFYVTSMTTAGSRWGVVMSRNAGFSDQVVELDFLYPSEGIHRRWDSGYRITSTAATLDQAALILSIPKRKPGDETQETLRTSQFPSIHVKEKWAKNLYLACLCYGRTVS; this comes from the exons ATGCCTGAGTTGCGAAAAGGAGTTTGTAGAGGCCGTGCCAAGTTAGCGCAGCCTCAGCAGCCACAAGAAACCCGGAAACAAACAAGGAATCAAGTTCGGAAACGTGCGGCGGCGGCGGTTATTGAGGTAGGTAGGCCAAGGACGAGATTGGCCGCCAAGAGACTaaaggaggaggaggaacaCCCTCAGGTCGTAGTGATTTCTGAGAGAGAGAGCGATATTTTGAAGGAGTTGGTAAAAgacaataaagaaaaagaagctgTGATGGGGGACGATAGCGGTGGGTTGAGTGCTAATAAGGCTGCCGAACAGGAAGAGGAGGGAAGTACTGCACCTTTCCCTGAGAGG GTTCAAGTTGGGGGATCTCCTATGTACAGGATAGAAAGAAAGCTTGGTAAAGGTGGATTTGGCCAGGTGTTTGTTGGAAGACGTGTTAGTGGTGGAAATGAACGTGCAACTGGTTCTGCAGCCATGGAG GTAGCTCTGAAATTTGAGCATAGAAACAGCAAAGGTTGTAGTTATGGTCCTCCTTACGAATGGCAAGTTTACAA TGCTCTAGGTGGTAGTCATGGAGTTCCAAAAGTGCACTACAAAGGAAAGCAAGGAGACTATTATGTGATG GTTATGGACATATTAGGGCCCAGTTTATGGGATGTTTGGAATTCTTCAGGGCAAAC GATGTCTGCAGAAATGGTAGCTTGTATAGCTGTTGAGTCCCTATCTATACTAGAGAAGATGCACTCCAAAGg TTATGTGCATGGGGATGTTAAACCTGAGAACTTTTTACTTGGTCAACCATCCACGCCACAAGAGAAGAAGTTGTTTCTTGTTGACCTTGGATTAG CAACAAAATGGAAAGATGGCAGCAGTGGACTGCATGTTGATTATGATCAACGACCTGATATGTTTAG AGGAACTGTTCGGTATGCAAGTGTCCATGCGCATTTGGGAAGAACTGCTAGCAGAAGAGATGATCTTGAGTCTCTTGCTTATACGCTCATATTTTTACATCGAGGCCGGCTACCATGGCAGGGGTATCAG GGTGACAACAAATCATTCTTAGTCTGCAAAAAGAAAATGGCTACATCACCTGAAATGCTTTGCTGCTTCTGTCCTCCACCACTAAAACAGTTTCTTGAGATTGTggtgaatatgaaatttgatgaGGAACCCAACTACTCCAAACTAATATCGTTATTTGAGGGGTTGATAGGACCAAATCCAGCTGTAAGGCCGATAAACACAGATGGTGCTCAAAAG ATTATTTATCAAGTAGGCCAAAAGCGAGGTAGGTTGAACattgatgaagaagatgatcaacCCAAGAAGAAGGTTCGTCTTGGTGTTCCTGCTACCCAGTGGATTTCAGTCTACAATGCCAGACTTCCAATGAAGCAGAG GTATCATTACAATGTGGCAGATGCAAGGTTGGCTCAACATGTGGAGAAAGGAATAGCAGATGGTCTGCTAATAAGCTGTGTGGCATCTTGTACCAATCTTTGGGCATTGATCATGGATGCAGGGACTGGTTTTACAAGCCAAGTTTATGAGCTATCACCTTCCTTCTTACACAAG GAGTGGATCATGGATCAGTGGGAGAAAAACTATTACATTAGTTCTATTGCTGGTTCAAACAGTGGAAATTCCCTTGTTGTTATGTCCAAAG GTACCCAATACACTCAACAATCTTATAAAGTAAGTGACTCTTTCCCCTTTAAGTGGATAAACAAAAAGTGGAGAGAGGGTTTTTATGTCACCTCGATGACAACTGCTGGAAGCCGATGGGGTGTTGTTATGTCTCGCAATGCAGGCTTCAGTGATCAG GTTGTGgaacttgattttctctatcCAAGTGAAGGAATCCACAGACGTTGGGATAGTGGTTATAGAATCACATCGACAGCTGCAACTTTGGATCAAGCTGCTCTAATCTTGAGCATCCCTAAGCGCAAACCCGGTGATGAAACTCAAGAAACTTTACGCACATCTCAGTTTCCCAGCATACATGTTAAG GAAAAATGGGCAAAAAATCTCTATCTTGCTTGTCTATGCTATGGAAGGACTGTATCATGA
- the LOC105790102 gene encoding casein kinase 1-like protein HD16 isoform X3 yields the protein MPELRKGVCRGRAKLAQPQQPQETRKQTRNQVRKRAAAAVIEVGRPRTRLAAKRLKEEEEHPQVVVISERESDILKELVKDNKEKEAVMGDDSGGLSANKAAEQEEEGSTAPFPERVQVGGSPMYRIERKLGKGGFGQVFVGRRVSGGNERATGSAAMEVALKFEHRNSKGCSYGPPYEWQVYNALGGSHGVPKVHYKGKQGDYYVMVMDMLGPSLWDVWNSSGQAMSAEMVACIAVESLSILEKMHSKGYVHGDVKPENFLLGQPSTPQEKKLFLVDLGLATKWKDSSSGLHVDYDQRPDMFRGTVRYASAHAHLGRTASRRDDLESLAYTLIFLHRGRLPWQGYQGDNKSFLVCKKKMATSPEMLCCFCPPALKQFLEIVVNMKFDEEPNYSKLISLFEGLLGPNPAIRPINTDGAQKIIYQVGQKRGRLNIDEEDDQPKKKVRLGVPATQWISVYNARLPMKQRYHYNVADARLAQHVEKGIADGLLISCVASCTNLWALIMDAGTGFTSQVYELSPSFLHKEWIMDQWEKNYYISSIAGSNSGNSLVVMSKGTQYTQQSYKVSDSFPFKWINKKWREGFYVTSMTTAGSRWGVVMSRNAGFSDQVVELDFLYPSEGIHRRWDSGYRITSTAATLDQAALILSIPKRKPGDETQETLRTSQFPSIHVKEKWAKNLYLACLCYGRTVS from the exons ATGCCTGAGTTGCGAAAAGGAGTTTGTAGAGGCCGTGCCAAGTTAGCGCAGCCTCAGCAGCCACAAGAAACCCGGAAACAAACAAGGAATCAAGTTCGGAAACGTGCGGCGGCGGCGGTTATTGAGGTAGGTAGGCCAAGGACGAGATTGGCCGCCAAGAGACTaaaggaggaggaggaacaCCCTCAGGTCGTAGTGATTTCTGAGAGAGAGAGCGATATTTTGAAGGAGTTGGTAAAAgacaataaagaaaaagaagctgTGATGGGGGACGATAGCGGTGGGTTGAGTGCTAATAAGGCTGCCGAACAGGAAGAGGAGGGAAGTACTGCACCTTTCCCTGAGAGG GTTCAAGTTGGGGGATCTCCTATGTACAGGATAGAAAGAAAGCTTGGTAAAGGTGGATTTGGCCAGGTGTTTGTTGGAAGACGTGTTAGTGGTGGAAATGAACGTGCAACTGGTTCTGCAGCCATGGAG GTAGCTCTGAAATTTGAGCATAGAAACAGCAAAGGTTGTAGTTATGGTCCTCCTTACGAATGGCAAGTTTACAA TGCTCTTGGTGGCAGTCATGGAGTTCCCAAAGTACACTACAAAGGGAAGCAAGGAGACTATTATGTGATG GTTATGGACATGCTAGGGCCCAGCTTATGGGATGTTTGGAACTCTTCAGGGCAAGC GATGTCTGCAGAAATGGTAGCATGTATAGCAGTTGAGTCCCTATCAATATTAGAGAAGATGCACTCCAAAGG TTATGTGCACGGGGATGTTAAGCCTGAGAACTTTCTACTTGGTCAACCATCTACACCACAAGAGAAGAAATTATTTCTTGTAGACCTTGGATTAG CAACAAAGTGGAAAGATAGCAGCAGTGGGCTGCATGTTGATTATGATCAACGTCCCGATATGTTCAG AGGAACTGTTCGATATGCTAGTGCTCATGCGCATTTGGGAAGAACTGCCAGCAGAAGAGATGATCTTGAGTCTCTAGCATACACACTCATATTCCTGCATCGAGGTCGATTACCGTGGCAGGGCTATCAG GGTGACAACAAATCGTTCTTAGTCTGCAAAAAGAAAATGGCTACATCCCCTGAAATGCTTTGCTGCTTCTGTCCTCCTGCACTAAAACAATTTCTTGAGATTGTggtgaatatgaaatttgacGAGGAGCCCAACTACTCCAAACTAATATCTTTATTTGAGGGCTTGTTAGGACCAAATCCAGCTATAAGGCCAATAAACACAGATGGTGCTCAAAAG ATTATTTATCAAGTAGGCCAAAAGCGAGGTAGGTTGAACattgatgaagaagatgatcaacCCAAGAAGAAGGTTCGTCTTGGTGTTCCTGCTACCCAGTGGATTTCAGTCTACAATGCCAGACTTCCAATGAAGCAGAG GTATCATTACAATGTGGCAGATGCAAGGTTGGCTCAACATGTGGAGAAAGGAATAGCAGATGGTCTGCTAATAAGCTGTGTGGCATCTTGTACCAATCTTTGGGCATTGATCATGGATGCAGGGACTGGTTTTACAAGCCAAGTTTATGAGCTATCACCTTCCTTCTTACACAAG GAGTGGATCATGGATCAGTGGGAGAAAAACTATTACATTAGTTCTATTGCTGGTTCAAACAGTGGAAATTCCCTTGTTGTTATGTCCAAAG GTACCCAATACACTCAACAATCTTATAAAGTAAGTGACTCTTTCCCCTTTAAGTGGATAAACAAAAAGTGGAGAGAGGGTTTTTATGTCACCTCGATGACAACTGCTGGAAGCCGATGGGGTGTTGTTATGTCTCGCAATGCAGGCTTCAGTGATCAG GTTGTGgaacttgattttctctatcCAAGTGAAGGAATCCACAGACGTTGGGATAGTGGTTATAGAATCACATCGACAGCTGCAACTTTGGATCAAGCTGCTCTAATCTTGAGCATCCCTAAGCGCAAACCCGGTGATGAAACTCAAGAAACTTTACGCACATCTCAGTTTCCCAGCATACATGTTAAG GAAAAATGGGCAAAAAATCTCTATCTTGCTTGTCTATGCTATGGAAGGACTGTATCATGA
- the LOC105790102 gene encoding casein kinase 1-like protein HD16 isoform X1, producing the protein MPLVRKGVSRRRTTLAQPQQGGKQTGRSNRGRKRAAEGEVGRPRTRLAAKRLKEENKVQVGVVAPTGGEDREFNQQVISISERGSDIERKELVEVDKRKEGGMGDDSGGLSANRAVGQEEEGNTAPFPERVHFGGSPVYKVERKLGKGGFGQVFVGRRVSGGNERGTGSAAMEVALKFEHRNSKGCNYGPPYEWQVYNALGGSHGVPKVHYKGKQGDYYVMVMDMLGPSLWDVWNSSGQAMSAEMVACIAVESLSILEKMHSKGYVHGDVKPENFLLGQPSTPQEKKLFLVDLGLATKWKDSSSGLHVDYDQRPDMFRGTVRYASAHAHLGRTASRRDDLESLAYTLIFLHRGRLPWQGYQGDNKSFLVCKKKMATSPEMLCCFCPPALKQFLEIVVNMKFDEEPNYSKLISLFEGLLGPNPAIRPINTDGAQKIIYQVGQKRGRLNIDEEDDQPKKKVRLGVPATQWISVYNARLPMKQRYHYNVADARLAQHVEKGIADGLLISCVASCTNLWALIMDAGTGFTSQVYELSPSFLHKEWIMDQWEKNYYISSIAGSNSGNSLVVMSKGTQYTQQSYKVSDSFPFKWINKKWREGFYVTSMTTAGSRWGVVMSRNAGFSDQVVELDFLYPSEGIHRRWDSGYRITSTAATLDQAALILSIPKRKPGDETQETLRTSQFPSIHVKEKWAKNLYLACLCYGRTVS; encoded by the exons ATGCCTCTGGTTCGAAAAGGAGTTAGTAGACGTCGAACCACGTTAGCTCAACCGCAACAAGGGGGAAAACAGACGGGGCGGAGCAACCGAGGTCGGAAACGTGCGGCTGAGGGAGAGGTAGGTAGGCCGAGGACTAGATTGGCTGCGAAAAGACTTAAGGAGGAGAATAAAGTTCAGGTGGGGGTGGTAGCTCCGACCGGTGGAGAGGATCGTGAGTTTAACCAACAGGTGATTTCGATTTCTGAGAGAGGGAGCGATATCGAGAGGAAGGAGTTGGTGGAAGTTGATAAAAGGAAGGAAGGTGGGATGGGGGACGATAGCGGTGGGTTGAGTGCTAACAGGGCTGTTGGACAGGAAGAGGAGGGGAATACTGCACCTTTTCCAGAGAGG GTACATTTTGGGGGATCTCCTGTGTACAAAGTAGAGAGAAAGCTAGGTAAAGGTGGATTTGGTCAGGTGTTTGTTGGACGACGTGTTAGTGGTGGAAATGAACGTGGAACCGGTTCTGCTGCCATGGAG GTTGCTCTGAAATTTGAGCATAGAAACAGCAAAGGATGTAATTATGGTCCTCCGTATGAATGGCAAGTTTACAA TGCTCTTGGTGGCAGTCATGGAGTTCCCAAAGTACACTACAAAGGGAAGCAAGGAGACTATTATGTGATG GTTATGGACATGCTAGGGCCCAGCTTATGGGATGTTTGGAACTCTTCAGGGCAAGC GATGTCTGCAGAAATGGTAGCATGTATAGCAGTTGAGTCCCTATCAATATTAGAGAAGATGCACTCCAAAGG TTATGTGCACGGGGATGTTAAGCCTGAGAACTTTCTACTTGGTCAACCATCTACACCACAAGAGAAGAAATTATTTCTTGTAGACCTTGGATTAG CAACAAAGTGGAAAGATAGCAGCAGTGGGCTGCATGTTGATTATGATCAACGTCCCGATATGTTCAG AGGAACTGTTCGATATGCTAGTGCTCATGCGCATTTGGGAAGAACTGCCAGCAGAAGAGATGATCTTGAGTCTCTAGCATACACACTCATATTCCTGCATCGAGGTCGATTACCGTGGCAGGGCTATCAG GGTGACAACAAATCGTTCTTAGTCTGCAAAAAGAAAATGGCTACATCCCCTGAAATGCTTTGCTGCTTCTGTCCTCCTGCACTAAAACAATTTCTTGAGATTGTggtgaatatgaaatttgacGAGGAGCCCAACTACTCCAAACTAATATCTTTATTTGAGGGCTTGTTAGGACCAAATCCAGCTATAAGGCCAATAAACACAGATGGTGCTCAAAAG ATTATTTATCAAGTAGGCCAAAAGCGAGGTAGGTTGAACattgatgaagaagatgatcaacCCAAGAAGAAGGTTCGTCTTGGTGTTCCTGCTACCCAGTGGATTTCAGTCTACAATGCCAGACTTCCAATGAAGCAGAG GTATCATTACAATGTGGCAGATGCAAGGTTGGCTCAACATGTGGAGAAAGGAATAGCAGATGGTCTGCTAATAAGCTGTGTGGCATCTTGTACCAATCTTTGGGCATTGATCATGGATGCAGGGACTGGTTTTACAAGCCAAGTTTATGAGCTATCACCTTCCTTCTTACACAAG GAGTGGATCATGGATCAGTGGGAGAAAAACTATTACATTAGTTCTATTGCTGGTTCAAACAGTGGAAATTCCCTTGTTGTTATGTCCAAAG GTACCCAATACACTCAACAATCTTATAAAGTAAGTGACTCTTTCCCCTTTAAGTGGATAAACAAAAAGTGGAGAGAGGGTTTTTATGTCACCTCGATGACAACTGCTGGAAGCCGATGGGGTGTTGTTATGTCTCGCAATGCAGGCTTCAGTGATCAG GTTGTGgaacttgattttctctatcCAAGTGAAGGAATCCACAGACGTTGGGATAGTGGTTATAGAATCACATCGACAGCTGCAACTTTGGATCAAGCTGCTCTAATCTTGAGCATCCCTAAGCGCAAACCCGGTGATGAAACTCAAGAAACTTTACGCACATCTCAGTTTCCCAGCATACATGTTAAG GAAAAATGGGCAAAAAATCTCTATCTTGCTTGTCTATGCTATGGAAGGACTGTATCATGA
- the LOC105790102 gene encoding casein kinase 1-like protein HD16 isoform X4 produces MPELRKGVCRGRAKLAQPQQPQETRKQTRNQVRKRAAAAVIEVGRPRTRLAAKRLKEEEEHPQVVVISERESDILKELVKDNKEKEAVMGDDSGGLSANKAAEQEEEGSTAPFPERVQVGGSPMYRIERKLGKGGFGQVFVGRRVSGGNERATGSAAMEVALKFEHRNSKGCSYGPPYEWQVYNALGGSHGVPKVHYKGKQGDYYVMVMDMLGPSLWDVWNSSGQAMSAEMVACIAVESLSILEKMHSKGYVHGDVKPENFLLGQPSTPQEKKLFLVDLGLATKWKDSSSGLHVDYDQRPDMFRGTVRYASAHAHLGRTASRRDDLESLAYTLIFLHRGRLPWQGYQGDNKSFLVCKKKMATSPEMLCCFCPPALKQFLEIVVNMKFDEEPNYSKLISLFEGLLGPNPAIRPINTDGAQKIIYQVGQKRGRLNIDEEDDQPKKKVRLGVPATQWISVYNARLPMKQRYHYNVADARLAQHVEKGIADGLLISCVASCTNLWALIMDAGTGFTSQVYELSPSFLHKEWIMDQWEKNYYISSIAGSNSGNSLVVMSKGTQYTQQSYKVSDSFPFKWINKKWREGFYVTSMTTAGSRWGVVMSRNAGFSDQVVELDFLYPSEGIHRRWDSGYRITSTAATLDQAALILSIPKRKPGDETQETLRTSQFPSIHVKEKWAKNLYLACLCYGRTVS; encoded by the exons ATGCCTGAGTTGCGAAAAGGAGTTTGTAGAGGCCGTGCCAAGTTAGCGCAGCCTCAGCAGCCACAAGAAACCCGGAAACAAACAAGGAATCAAGTTCGGAAACGTGCGGCGGCGGCGGTTATTGAGGTAGGTAGGCCAAGGACGAGATTGGCCGCCAAGAGACTaaaggaggaggaggaacaCCCTCAGGTCGTAGTGATTTCTGAGAGAGAGAGCGATATTTTGAAGGAGTTGGTAAAAgacaataaagaaaaagaagctgTGATGGGGGACGATAGCGGTGGGTTGAGTGCTAATAAGGCTGCCGAACAGGAAGAGGAGGGAAGTACTGCACCTTTCCCTGAGAGG GTTCAAGTTGGGGGATCTCCTATGTACAGGATAGAAAGAAAGCTTGGTAAAGGTGGATTTGGCCAGGTGTTTGTTGGAAGACGTGTTAGTGGTGGAAATGAACGTGCAACTGGTTCTGCAGCCATGGAG GTAGCTCTGAAATTTGAGCATAGAAACAGCAAAGGTTGTAGTTATGGTCCTCCTTACGAATGGCAAGTTTACAA TGCTCTAGGTGGTAGTCATGGAGTTCCAAAAGTGCACTACAAAGGAAAGCAAGGAGACTATTATGTGATG GTTATGGACATGCTAGGGCCCAGCTTATGGGATGTTTGGAACTCTTCAGGGCAAGC GATGTCTGCAGAAATGGTAGCATGTATAGCAGTTGAGTCCCTATCAATATTAGAGAAGATGCACTCCAAAGG TTATGTGCACGGGGATGTTAAGCCTGAGAACTTTCTACTTGGTCAACCATCTACACCACAAGAGAAGAAATTATTTCTTGTAGACCTTGGATTAG CAACAAAGTGGAAAGATAGCAGCAGTGGGCTGCATGTTGATTATGATCAACGTCCCGATATGTTCAG AGGAACTGTTCGATATGCTAGTGCTCATGCGCATTTGGGAAGAACTGCCAGCAGAAGAGATGATCTTGAGTCTCTAGCATACACACTCATATTCCTGCATCGAGGTCGATTACCGTGGCAGGGCTATCAG GGTGACAACAAATCGTTCTTAGTCTGCAAAAAGAAAATGGCTACATCCCCTGAAATGCTTTGCTGCTTCTGTCCTCCTGCACTAAAACAATTTCTTGAGATTGTggtgaatatgaaatttgacGAGGAGCCCAACTACTCCAAACTAATATCTTTATTTGAGGGCTTGTTAGGACCAAATCCAGCTATAAGGCCAATAAACACAGATGGTGCTCAAAAG ATTATTTATCAAGTAGGCCAAAAGCGAGGTAGGTTGAACattgatgaagaagatgatcaacCCAAGAAGAAGGTTCGTCTTGGTGTTCCTGCTACCCAGTGGATTTCAGTCTACAATGCCAGACTTCCAATGAAGCAGAG GTATCATTACAATGTGGCAGATGCAAGGTTGGCTCAACATGTGGAGAAAGGAATAGCAGATGGTCTGCTAATAAGCTGTGTGGCATCTTGTACCAATCTTTGGGCATTGATCATGGATGCAGGGACTGGTTTTACAAGCCAAGTTTATGAGCTATCACCTTCCTTCTTACACAAG GAGTGGATCATGGATCAGTGGGAGAAAAACTATTACATTAGTTCTATTGCTGGTTCAAACAGTGGAAATTCCCTTGTTGTTATGTCCAAAG GTACCCAATACACTCAACAATCTTATAAAGTAAGTGACTCTTTCCCCTTTAAGTGGATAAACAAAAAGTGGAGAGAGGGTTTTTATGTCACCTCGATGACAACTGCTGGAAGCCGATGGGGTGTTGTTATGTCTCGCAATGCAGGCTTCAGTGATCAG GTTGTGgaacttgattttctctatcCAAGTGAAGGAATCCACAGACGTTGGGATAGTGGTTATAGAATCACATCGACAGCTGCAACTTTGGATCAAGCTGCTCTAATCTTGAGCATCCCTAAGCGCAAACCCGGTGATGAAACTCAAGAAACTTTACGCACATCTCAGTTTCCCAGCATACATGTTAAG GAAAAATGGGCAAAAAATCTCTATCTTGCTTGTCTATGCTATGGAAGGACTGTATCATGA